One Undibacter mobilis genomic region harbors:
- a CDS encoding SH3 domain-containing protein, giving the protein MRAFMAIAAGLVLAVTAGPALAKPAYVPSTVNLRSGPGTDKDILGKIPSGSLIDVGDCTGGWCAVTWQEKSGFAIETAIDFSGRVPPRRISRPRYYVEEPPIYYAAPPPPVYYGPYYRRHYFGPYWGPRYRW; this is encoded by the coding sequence ATGCGTGCATTCATGGCGATCGCCGCCGGCCTTGTGCTGGCCGTGACTGCGGGACCGGCGCTGGCCAAGCCCGCTTACGTGCCGTCGACCGTCAATCTGCGGTCGGGACCCGGCACGGATAAAGACATTCTCGGCAAGATTCCGAGCGGCAGCCTCATCGACGTTGGGGATTGCACCGGCGGGTGGTGCGCCGTGACCTGGCAGGAGAAAAGCGGTTTCGCCATCGAAACCGCCATCGACTTCTCGGGCCGGGTGCCGCCGCGGCGCATATCGCGGCCGCGCTATTATGTCGAGGAGCCGCCGATCTATTACGCGGCACCGCCGCCGCCGGTCTATTACGGGCCGTATTATCGCCGGCACTATTTCGGCCCCTATTGGGGACCGCGCTATCGCTGGTAA
- the fdhF gene encoding formate dehydrogenase subunit alpha — translation MTDKPASTFFIDGHEIDIRAGESIFNAARRLDIKLPHLCYSPQPGYRADGNCRVCMVEIEGERVLAASCIRTPSPGMKVKTDTHRAQTARKMVAELLVTDQPAMEVAHDRDSEFWKTAKRQNVEAGRFPRRDAIIVPAPDRSHPAMAVNLDACIQCNLCVRACREVQVNDVIGMAGRGHNEKIVFDFDDPMGNSTCVACGECVQACPTGALMPSTMVDDNNVYLGAPDRTVDSVCPYCGVGCQLTYEIKNDKIVSVSGRNGPANENRLCVKGRFGFDYVNNPQRLTKPMIRKEGVPKVPHEFIDPSNPWTHFREATWEEALDRAAGGLKTIRDRDGSDALAGFGSAKGSNEEAYLFQKLVRTGFGTNNVDHCTRLCHASSVSALLEGVGSAAVSATFNEVKNSEVIIVIGANPTENHPVAATYFKQAAKRGSKLVIMDPRGTAMKRHAWKMMQFKNGTDVAMLNAMLNVIVTEKLYDEQYIQTYVEGFAAWKENVKDFTPEEMAPICGIDADTLREVARAYARAESAIIFWGMGVSQHTHGTDNARCLIALALITGQIGRPGTGLHPLRGQNNVQGASDAGLIPMFFPDYKSVENPEIRAQYESAWGVKLPPKRGKTVVEIMDAIHAGEIKGMYIEGENPAMSDPDLNHARQALADLEHLVVQDLFLTETAVYADVVLPASGWPEKDGTVTNTNRQVQMGRAAVPLPGDARQDLWIIQDIANRLGCGWNYKHVGEVFTEMASLMPALANITWERVERQHAVTYPVDGPDVPGRDVVFDAGFPRPGGFAKLVATKLQPPDEVPDHDYPFILSTGRQLEHWHTGSMTRRTKVLDAIEPTAIAQLSRGTIEKLGIEPGDMVRVSTRRGEVELQARQDDAVPDGVVFIPFAYVEAAANLLTNPKLDPFGKIPEFKFCAAKVEAVRPRMEAAE, via the coding sequence ATGACCGACAAGCCGGCCAGCACTTTCTTTATCGACGGCCATGAGATCGACATTCGCGCGGGCGAGTCGATCTTCAACGCCGCGCGCCGCCTCGACATCAAGCTGCCACATCTGTGCTACTCGCCACAGCCCGGCTACCGCGCCGACGGCAACTGCCGTGTCTGCATGGTTGAGATCGAGGGTGAGCGCGTGCTCGCTGCGTCTTGCATCCGTACGCCGTCGCCGGGCATGAAGGTCAAAACCGACACCCACCGCGCGCAGACCGCGCGCAAGATGGTCGCCGAGCTGCTGGTCACCGATCAGCCGGCGATGGAAGTCGCACACGATCGCGACAGCGAATTCTGGAAGACCGCCAAGCGTCAGAACGTTGAGGCAGGCCGCTTCCCCAGGCGCGACGCGATTATCGTGCCGGCGCCCGACCGCAGCCACCCGGCGATGGCGGTCAATCTCGACGCCTGCATTCAGTGTAATCTCTGCGTCCGCGCCTGCCGTGAAGTGCAGGTCAACGACGTCATCGGCATGGCCGGCCGCGGTCACAACGAAAAGATCGTATTCGATTTCGACGATCCGATGGGCAATTCGACCTGCGTCGCCTGCGGCGAATGCGTGCAGGCCTGCCCAACCGGCGCGCTGATGCCCTCGACCATGGTCGACGACAACAACGTCTATCTCGGCGCCCCTGATCGTACGGTGGACTCGGTCTGTCCTTATTGCGGCGTCGGCTGTCAGCTCACTTACGAGATCAAGAACGACAAGATCGTTTCGGTCAGCGGCCGCAACGGTCCTGCCAACGAGAACCGGCTCTGCGTCAAAGGCCGCTTCGGCTTTGACTACGTCAACAATCCGCAACGCCTGACTAAGCCGATGATTCGCAAGGAAGGCGTGCCCAAAGTCCCGCACGAATTCATCGATCCATCCAATCCTTGGACGCATTTCCGCGAAGCGACCTGGGAAGAAGCGCTCGACCGCGCTGCAGGTGGCCTCAAGACCATCCGTGATCGTGATGGCTCGGACGCGCTGGCCGGCTTCGGCTCGGCCAAGGGTTCGAATGAGGAAGCCTATCTATTCCAGAAGTTGGTGCGCACCGGCTTCGGCACCAACAATGTCGATCACTGTACGCGGCTCTGTCACGCCTCGTCGGTGTCGGCACTGCTGGAAGGTGTCGGCTCGGCCGCGGTGTCAGCGACCTTCAACGAAGTGAAGAACTCGGAAGTCATCATCGTCATCGGAGCCAACCCGACCGAAAACCATCCAGTGGCAGCGACCTATTTCAAGCAGGCCGCCAAGCGCGGCTCCAAGCTCGTCATTATGGATCCGCGCGGCACGGCGATGAAGCGCCATGCCTGGAAGATGATGCAGTTCAAGAACGGCACCGACGTGGCAATGCTCAACGCCATGCTCAATGTGATTGTGACCGAGAAGCTCTATGACGAGCAGTACATCCAGACCTATGTCGAGGGCTTCGCTGCCTGGAAGGAGAACGTCAAGGACTTCACGCCGGAAGAGATGGCGCCGATCTGCGGCATCGACGCCGACACCTTACGCGAAGTCGCGCGCGCCTACGCCCGTGCCGAGTCAGCGATTATTTTCTGGGGGATGGGTGTCTCCCAGCACACCCACGGCACCGATAATGCCCGCTGCCTGATCGCGCTGGCGCTCATCACCGGCCAGATCGGCCGTCCCGGCACGGGGCTGCATCCGCTGCGCGGCCAGAACAACGTGCAGGGTGCCTCCGATGCCGGCCTCATTCCGATGTTCTTCCCGGATTACAAGTCGGTCGAGAACCCGGAAATTCGCGCTCAGTACGAGAGCGCGTGGGGCGTCAAGCTGCCGCCGAAGCGCGGCAAGACCGTCGTCGAGATCATGGACGCGATCCATGCCGGCGAGATCAAGGGCATGTATATCGAGGGTGAGAACCCGGCGATGTCCGATCCCGATCTCAATCACGCGCGTCAGGCGCTCGCGGATCTCGAACATCTGGTGGTGCAGGACCTGTTCCTCACCGAGACCGCCGTCTACGCCGACGTCGTTTTGCCGGCCTCGGGCTGGCCGGAGAAGGACGGCACCGTTACCAACACCAACCGTCAGGTGCAGATGGGCCGTGCCGCCGTGCCGCTGCCGGGCGATGCGCGTCAGGATCTCTGGATCATCCAGGACATCGCCAACCGCCTCGGCTGCGGCTGGAATTACAAGCATGTCGGCGAGGTCTTCACCGAGATGGCGTCGCTGATGCCGGCGCTCGCCAACATCACCTGGGAGCGCGTCGAGCGTCAGCACGCCGTGACCTATCCGGTCGATGGGCCGGATGTACCGGGCCGCGACGTCGTGTTTGATGCCGGATTCCCCCGCCCGGGTGGCTTCGCCAAACTGGTCGCGACGAAGCTGCAGCCGCCGGACGAGGTGCCGGATCACGACTATCCGTTCATTCTCTCCACCGGCCGCCAGCTCGAGCATTGGCACACCGGCTCGATGACTCGCCGCACCAAGGTGCTCGACGCGATCGAGCCGACTGCGATCGCGCAGCTGTCGCGCGGCACCATCGAGAAGCTGGGCATCGAGCCCGGCGATATGGTGCGCGTCTCGACCCGCCGCGGCGAGGTCGAGTTGCAGGCGCGGCAGGACGATGCGGTGCCGGACGGCGTCGTGTTCATCCCCTTCGCGTATGTCGAAGCGGCGGCGAACCTTTTGACCAATCCGAAGCTCGATCCGTTCGGCAAGATTCCCGAGTTCAAGTTCTGCGCCGCCAAGGTCGAGGCCGTGCGGCCGCGGATGGAAGCGGCGGAGTAG
- a CDS encoding NAD(P)H-dependent oxidoreductase subunit E, whose translation MNIHNPPKTGGNGPGPGQGSGNGGRRKARRTPKGRQVDPRALSEVQALLIDRPRRRDLLIEHLHLIQDQYGHISAPHLAALAQEMRMAQAEVYEVATFYSHFDVVKEGEAPPAPVTVRVCDSLSCCMAGADKLLTELPGKLGKDVRVVRAPCMGACDHAPAVAVGHMQTFNATADKIAAAVKAHPHPHAWNPETDLATYRQKGGYSLLKDLAAGKRTIDELVKIVSDAGLRGLGGAGFPTGRKWSLVRSEPAPRLFAVNCDEGEPGTFKDRYYLERDPHRFIEGMLIAAFVVEAADTYLYIRDEYPEIRLMLIEELGKVAAAGLSPHTKVHVRRGAGAYICGEESAMIESIEGKRGLPRHRPPYVAQKGLFGRPTLEQNVETMYWIRDIIEKGPQWFASQGKPERTGFRSFSVSGRVKNPGVKVAPAGTTIRELIENYCGGMQGGHTLKGFLPGGASGGIFPASFAEHPLDFGTFEKHGGFVGSHAVVILSDKDDMKAVALNLMKFFEDESCGQCTPCRVGTEKAVKLMEHGPWNVGLLTELSTLMRDASICGLGQAAPNPLLSVLTYFPEDLETPLQDLAP comes from the coding sequence ATGAATATCCATAATCCGCCGAAAACGGGCGGGAATGGCCCTGGTCCGGGTCAAGGTTCGGGCAACGGCGGTCGGCGTAAGGCGCGGCGTACCCCGAAGGGGCGTCAGGTCGATCCGCGGGCCCTCAGCGAAGTCCAGGCGCTACTTATTGATCGGCCGCGGCGGCGCGATCTGCTCATCGAGCATCTGCATCTCATCCAGGATCAATACGGCCACATCTCCGCGCCGCACCTTGCCGCGCTGGCGCAGGAGATGCGCATGGCTCAGGCCGAGGTCTACGAGGTTGCGACCTTCTATTCGCATTTCGACGTGGTGAAGGAAGGCGAAGCACCGCCGGCGCCGGTCACCGTGCGCGTTTGCGATTCATTGTCGTGCTGTATGGCCGGCGCTGACAAGCTGCTCACCGAACTGCCGGGTAAGCTCGGCAAGGATGTCCGTGTGGTGCGCGCGCCCTGCATGGGCGCTTGCGATCATGCACCCGCCGTTGCCGTCGGCCACATGCAGACCTTCAACGCTACGGCTGACAAGATCGCCGCTGCGGTGAAGGCGCATCCGCATCCCCATGCCTGGAATCCCGAGACCGATCTCGCGACCTACCGGCAGAAGGGCGGCTATTCGCTGCTGAAAGACCTAGCTGCGGGCAAACGCACGATCGACGAACTCGTCAAGATCGTCAGCGATGCCGGCTTGCGCGGTCTGGGCGGCGCCGGTTTCCCGACCGGGCGAAAATGGTCGCTGGTGCGCTCCGAGCCGGCGCCGCGCCTGTTCGCGGTGAACTGCGACGAGGGCGAGCCGGGCACGTTCAAGGACCGCTATTATCTCGAACGCGATCCGCACCGTTTCATCGAAGGCATGCTGATCGCGGCCTTTGTGGTCGAAGCCGCCGACACTTATCTCTACATACGCGACGAGTATCCCGAGATCCGGCTGATGCTGATCGAGGAGCTCGGCAAGGTTGCCGCTGCCGGTCTGTCGCCGCACACCAAGGTGCATGTGCGCCGCGGCGCCGGTGCTTACATTTGCGGTGAAGAGTCGGCGATGATCGAGTCGATCGAGGGCAAGCGCGGCCTGCCGCGCCATCGCCCGCCTTATGTCGCGCAGAAGGGCCTGTTCGGCCGTCCGACGCTCGAGCAGAACGTGGAGACCATGTACTGGATCCGCGACATCATCGAGAAGGGTCCACAGTGGTTCGCCTCGCAGGGCAAGCCGGAGCGCACCGGCTTCCGCAGCTTTTCGGTGTCAGGCCGCGTGAAGAATCCCGGCGTGAAAGTTGCGCCGGCCGGCACGACGATCCGCGAACTGATTGAGAATTATTGCGGAGGCATGCAGGGCGGCCACACGCTCAAGGGCTTCCTGCCCGGCGGCGCCTCGGGCGGTATCTTTCCGGCGTCATTCGCCGAACATCCGCTCGATTTCGGCACCTTCGAAAAGCACGGCGGCTTTGTCGGCTCGCATGCGGTGGTCATTCTTTCCGACAAGGACGACATGAAGGCGGTCGCGCTCAACCTCATGAAGTTCTTCGAGGATGAAAGCTGCGGCCAATGCACGCCGTGCCGCGTCGGCACCGAGAAGGCTGTCAAGCTAATGGAACATGGCCCCTGGAACGTCGGTCTGCTGACCGAATTGTCGACATTGATGCGCGACGCCTCGATCTGCGGTCTCGGCCAGGCCGCGCCCAATCCGCTTCTGTCGGTGCTCACGTATTTCCCCGAAGATCTCGAAACGCCGCTTCAGGACCTCGCGCCATGA
- a CDS encoding DUF3297 family protein, translated as MSETENNTPPPAADTLPDRLSTDPRSPYFNADILARDIGIRFKGVEKTNVEEYCVSEGWVRVAAGKALDRYGQPLTIKLTGTVEPYFRNKA; from the coding sequence ATGTCAGAGACTGAAAACAACACCCCGCCGCCCGCCGCCGACACACTGCCCGACCGGCTGTCAACCGATCCGCGCAGCCCCTATTTCAACGCCGACATTTTGGCGCGCGACATTGGCATCCGCTTCAAGGGTGTCGAGAAGACCAATGTCGAGGAATATTGCGTCAGCGAAGGCTGGGTCCGCGTCGCTGCCGGCAAGGCACTCGACCGTTACGGCCAGCCGCTGACCATCAAGCTCACCGGGACGGTCGAGCCGTATTTCCGCAACAAGGCCTAA